A genomic region of Alligator mississippiensis isolate rAllMis1 chromosome 6, rAllMis1, whole genome shotgun sequence contains the following coding sequences:
- the WDTC1 gene encoding WD and tetratricopeptide repeats protein 1: MLGCTAALPITSFRLPHCEKMAKANITRDLIHRQIKEKGALGFERHYHVTDPFIRRLGLEGELQGHGGCVNCLEWNEKGDLLASGSDDQHTIVWDPLHHKKLLSMHTGHTANIFSVKFLPHSGDRILITGAADSKVHVHDLTVKETIHMFGDHTNRVKRIATAPMWPNTFWSAAEDGLIRQYDLRENSKRSEVLIDLTEYCGQLVEAKCLTVNPQDNNYLAVGASGPFVRLYDIRMIHNHRKSMKQSPSAGVHTFCDRQKPLPDGAAQYYVAGHLPVKLPDYNNRLRVLVATYVTFSPDGTELLVNMGGEQVYLFDLTYKQRPYTFLLPKKCHTSVEVQNGKTSTNGVSNGIHLHSNGFRLSEGRAHVSPQVELPPYLERIKQQANEAFACQQWTQAIQLYSKAVQKAPNNAMLYGNRAAAYMKRKWDGDHYDALRDCLKAISLNPCHLKAHFRLARCLFELKYVAEALECLDDFKGKFPEQAHSSACDALDRDINAALFSKSDNAEDKKGSGPIRLRATGRKDSISEDEMVLRERSYDYKYRYCGHCNTTTDIKEANFFGSNAQYIVSGSDDGSFFIWEKDTTNLVRVLQGDESIVNCLQPHPSYCFLATSGIDPVVRLWNPRPESETLNGRVVEDMEGASQANQRRMNADPLEVMLLNMGYRITGLTSSGTGGSDDEDSSEGQVQCRPS; the protein is encoded by the exons GAAAAAGGTGCATTGGGCTTTGAGCGACATTACCATGTCACCGACCCCTTCATCCGACGTTTGGGCCTAGAAGGAGAGTTACAG GGTCACGGTGGGTGCGTTAACTGCCTGGAGTGGAATGAAAAAGGAGA CTTGCTGGCCTCTGGCTCTGATGACCAGCACACCATTGTCTGGGATCCACTGCATCACAAGAAACTTCTTTCCATGCACACAGGACATACTGCAAACATCTTCTCTGTCAAG TTTTTGCCGCATTCAGGTGATCGGATCCTCATTACGGGAGCTGCAGACTCCAAAGTGCACGTCCATGACTTGACTGTCAAGGAAACCATCCACATGTTTGGTGACCACACCAACAGGGTGAAGCGCATTGCCACGGCTCCCATGTGGCCCAATACGTTCTGGAGTGCAGCAGAGGATGGGTTGATCAG GCAGTATGATTTGCGAGAGAACAGCAAACGCTCTGAAGTACTGATAGACCTAACTGAATATTGTGGGCAGCTGGTGGAGGCCAAATGCCTCACTGTCAACCCCCAGGATAACAATTACCTAGCGGTGGGCGCCAGTGGGCCCTTCGTGCGGCTGTATGACATACGCATGATCCACAACCACAG AAAAAGCATGAAGCAGAGTCCCTCGGCTGGAGTGCACACATTCTGTGATCGGCAGAAACCCCTCCCCGACGGTGCGGCCCAGTACTACGTAGCAG GGCATCTTCCAGTAAAACTACCCGACTACAACAATCGCCTGAGAGTTCTAGTAGCCACATATGTCACCTTCAGTCCTGATGGCACGGAGCTGTTGGTTAACATGGGAGGGGAGCAG GTCTACTTATTTGACCTGACTTACAAGCAGCGGCCATACACGTTTCTCCTGCCAAAGAAGTGCCATACTTCAGTGG AAGTGCAGAATGGCAAAACATCAACCAACGGAGTGTCAAACGGCATCCATCTCCACAGCAATGGGTTCCGGCTGTCTGAGGGACGAGCCCATGTCAG CCCTCAGGTGGAGCTGCCTCCATATCTGGAAAGGATTAAGCAGCAAGCAAACGAGGCCTTCGCCTGCCAGCAGTGGACTCAAGCCATCCAGCTGTACAGCAAAGCTGTTCAGAAGGCACCCAACAATGCCATGCTGTATGGGAACAGAGCTGCAGCCTACATGAAGCGCAAGTG GGATGGTGACCATTACGACGCTTTAAGAGACTGCTTGAAGGCTATCTCCCTGAACCCCTGCCACCTGAAGGCCCACTTCCGTCTCGCCCGCTGCCTTTTCGAACTGAAGTATGTGGCAGAAGCACTGGAGTGTCTGGATGACTTTAAAGGGAAGTTCCCGGAACAGGCGCATAGCAGCGCTTGTGATGCCCTTGACCGAGACATCAATGCAGCCCTCTTCTCTAAAAGCGATAACG CTGAAGACAAGAAAGGGAGCGGCCCAATCCGGCTGCGAGCAACTGGCCGCAAAGATTCTATTTCGGAAGATGAGATGGTGCTGAGGGAGCGCAGCTACGACTATAAATACCGGTACTGCGGCCACTGCAACACCACTACGGATATCAAAGAGGCCAACTTCTTTGGCAG CAATGCGCAGTACATCGTCAGTGGCTCGGATGATGGCTCCTTCTTCATCTGGGAGAAAGACACTACCAACCTTGTGCGAGTGCTGCAAGGGGATGAGTCGATTGTGAACTGCCTGCAGCCTCACCCAAGCTACTGCTTCTTGGCAACCAGTGGCATCGATCCAGTCGTGCGGCTTTGGAATCCCAGGCCAGAG AGCGAAACCCTCAATGGCCGTGTGGTGGAAGACATGGAAGGTGCCTCCCAGGCTAACCAGAGACGAATGAATGCAGATCCCTTGGAGGTGATGTTGCTGAACATGGGCTACCGGATCACAGGACTGACTAGTAGCGGGACTGGAGGCTCAGACGA